In a single window of the Sediminicoccus sp. KRV36 genome:
- a CDS encoding chromate transporter: MTLLLQILLAFGTLSLLAIGGANAVLPEMHRLVVEVHGWMDDATFSQLFALAQAAPGPNILAASVMGWHIAGGAGMAMATIGMLLPAAILAFAMQGLTHRLRGNTWLKPAQFGLVPLAVGLIAGSGVIMAQAAGTNWLSFAIIAVSTVFVWRTKYSPLWVLAGGGALGLLLL; this comes from the coding sequence ATGACACTGCTGCTGCAAATCCTGCTGGCCTTCGGCACGCTTTCGCTGCTGGCCATCGGCGGTGCGAACGCCGTGCTGCCCGAGATGCATCGCTTGGTGGTGGAGGTGCATGGCTGGATGGATGATGCGACCTTCAGCCAGCTCTTTGCCCTCGCCCAGGCCGCACCGGGGCCCAATATCCTTGCCGCTTCCGTGATGGGCTGGCACATCGCGGGCGGTGCGGGCATGGCCATGGCCACCATCGGCATGCTGCTGCCGGCTGCTATCCTGGCCTTCGCCATGCAAGGCCTGACGCACCGTCTGCGCGGCAACACCTGGCTGAAGCCCGCGCAATTCGGACTGGTGCCGCTGGCGGTCGGGCTCATCGCGGGTTCGGGCGTCATCATGGCGCAGGCGGCGGGGACGAATTGGCTGAGCTTCGCCATCATCGCCGTCTCCACCGTGTTTGTCTGGCGCACGAAATACTCGCCGCTCTGGGTGCTGGCGGGCGGGGGTGCGCTGGGGTTGCTGCTGCTCTGA
- a CDS encoding chromate transporter — protein MDKVPGKLELFLGYAKIGLLGFGGVGPWSRHVIVEERKWLSERDYAEVLGLGQILPGPNVGNASVMIGRRFHGLTGSLIATCGLYIGPLCILIILSVLYELYGARPGVAPFMQGVAAAAAGMVIGTAIKMGQNLRPPPELIAVGLLAVAGAAFLRLPLPLIVVVLAPLGIWLSLRRSWKPAP, from the coding sequence GTGGATAAAGTCCCGGGAAAACTCGAACTCTTCCTGGGCTACGCCAAGATCGGCCTGCTGGGCTTTGGCGGTGTGGGCCCCTGGTCCCGCCATGTGATCGTGGAGGAGCGCAAATGGCTCTCCGAGCGCGACTATGCCGAGGTGCTGGGCCTCGGCCAGATCCTGCCGGGCCCGAATGTGGGCAATGCCTCGGTGATGATCGGGCGGCGCTTCCATGGGCTCACGGGCTCGCTGATCGCGACCTGCGGGCTTTACATCGGCCCGCTCTGCATCCTGATCATCCTCTCCGTCCTGTATGAGCTGTATGGCGCGCGGCCGGGGGTTGCGCCCTTCATGCAGGGCGTGGCGGCGGCGGCGGCTGGCATGGTGATTGGCACCGCCATCAAGATGGGGCAGAATCTGCGCCCGCCGCCGGAGCTGATCGCGGTTGGCCTGCTGGCCGTGGCGGGTGCGGCCTTCCTGCGCCTGCCGCTCCCCTTGATCGTCGTGGTGCTGGCGCCGCTGGGCATCTGGCTCTCGCTGCGGCGCAGCTGGAAGCCCGCGCCATGA
- a CDS encoding M20 aminoacylase family protein codes for MPIINRIAEFHPEMTEWRQDFHRHPELGFEEHRTAGIVAEKLREFGCDEVVTGIARTGVVGVIHGRNGKTGRAIGLRADMDALPIEEATGLPHASTIPGKMHACGHDGHTTMLLGAAKYLAETRNFEGTVHVVFQPAEENLAGGGVMVEEGLFDRFPMERIFGLHNIPNIPAGHFAWREGPVMAAVANLEVTITGKGAHGAMPFQGNDPIVIAASIVQALQSIVARNLDAADAGVITIGHIQAGHTYNVIPETVRMLGTARWFTPEVGDLLEARFKALVTGIAASFGATATAAFLRAYPATVNEAESTQLARRAALAVGGEARVAHMAKPTMGAEDFAFMLNAKPGAYLMLGGGRTEQDAGVHHPLYDFNDEILPIGASYWVTLAEQLLPRG; via the coding sequence ATGCCCATCATCAATCGCATCGCCGAATTCCATCCCGAAATGACGGAATGGCGGCAGGATTTCCACCGCCACCCGGAACTTGGCTTCGAGGAGCATCGCACTGCCGGCATCGTTGCGGAAAAACTGCGCGAATTCGGCTGTGACGAAGTGGTCACCGGCATCGCCAGGACCGGCGTCGTAGGCGTCATCCATGGCCGCAATGGCAAGACCGGCCGCGCCATCGGCCTGCGCGCCGATATGGACGCACTCCCCATCGAGGAAGCGACCGGCCTGCCGCATGCCTCCACCATCCCCGGCAAGATGCATGCCTGCGGCCATGACGGCCACACCACCATGTTGCTGGGGGCCGCCAAATACCTGGCCGAAACCCGCAATTTCGAGGGCACCGTCCATGTCGTCTTCCAGCCGGCCGAGGAAAACCTCGCCGGTGGTGGCGTGATGGTCGAGGAAGGCCTGTTCGACCGCTTCCCGATGGAGCGCATCTTCGGCCTGCACAACATCCCCAACATCCCGGCAGGCCATTTCGCCTGGCGCGAGGGGCCGGTCATGGCGGCCGTCGCCAATCTGGAGGTGACCATCACCGGCAAGGGTGCCCATGGCGCCATGCCCTTCCAGGGCAATGATCCCATCGTGATCGCGGCCAGCATCGTGCAGGCGCTGCAAAGCATCGTGGCGCGCAACCTCGATGCCGCGGATGCGGGCGTGATCACCATCGGGCATATCCAGGCCGGCCACACCTACAACGTCATCCCCGAGACGGTGCGCATGCTGGGCACGGCGCGCTGGTTCACCCCCGAAGTGGGAGACCTGCTGGAGGCACGCTTCAAGGCGCTGGTCACCGGCATCGCGGCCAGCTTCGGTGCGACGGCCACCGCCGCGTTCCTGCGCGCCTATCCGGCCACGGTGAATGAGGCCGAGAGCACGCAACTTGCCCGCCGCGCCGCCTTGGCCGTGGGGGGTGAGGCGCGCGTGGCCCATATGGCCAAGCCCACCATGGGGGCCGAGGATTTCGCCTTCATGCTCAACGCCAAGCCCGGCGCCTATCTCATGCTGGGCGGTGGCCGGACGGAGCAGGATGCGGGCGTCCATCACCCGCTCTACGACTTCAACGACGAGATCCTGCCCATCGGCGCCAGCTATTGGGTGACGCTGGCCGAGCAGTTGCTTCCGCGTGGATAA